The following proteins are co-located in the Saccharomycodes ludwigii strain NBRC 1722 chromosome V, whole genome shotgun sequence genome:
- the ERG20 gene encoding bifunctional (2E,6E)-farnesyl diphosphate synthase/dimethylallyltranstransferase (similar to Saccharomyces cerevisiae YJL167W | ERG20 | ERGosterol biosynthesis) → MSTSNAKEHNRTKFLKEFPKLVDELKSILTDYGLPKEAITWYEKSLNYNTPGGKLNRGLSVVDSYAILKGYKSVDDLPEETYFKVALLGWCIELLQAYFLVADDMMDKSITRRGQPCWYRVPNVGEIAINDAFMLEGAIYILLKRHFKKETYYVDLLELFHEVTFQTELGQLLDLITAPEDHVDLSKFSLKKHSFIVIFKTAYYSFYLPVALAMYVAGIADEKDLKQAHDVLIPLGEYFQIQDDYLDCFGKAEDIGKIGTDIQDNKCSWVINTALTKCTPEERAILDSNYGVKNAESEKKCKTIFNNLGLDKLYHEYEESVAADLRKKIAAIDESRGFKSEVLTVFLNKIYKRSK, encoded by the coding sequence aTGTCTACATCCAACGCTAAAGAACACAACAGAactaaatttttgaaagaatTCCCCAAATTAGTTGATGAATTAAAATCCATTTTGACAGACTATGGTTTACCAAAAGAAGCTATTACTTGGTATGAAAAATCTCTAAATTATAACACTCCAGGCGGGAAATTAAACAGAGGTTTATCTGTAGTTGACTCATATGCCATTTTGAAGGGTTATAAATCTGTAGATGATTTACCAGAAGAGACTTATTTTAAAGTTGCACTACTAGGTTGGTGTATTGAATTGTTACAAGCCTATTTTTTGGTTGCTGATGACATGATGGATAAGTCTATCACTAGAAGAGGTCAGCCATGCTGGTATAGAGTTCCAAATGTTGGAGAAATCGCCATTAATGACGCTTTTATGTTGGAAGGTgccatttatattttattaaaaagacaTTTTAAGAAAGAAACATATTATGTTGATTTGTTGGAATTATTCCATGAAGTTACATTTCAAACTGAATTGGGCCAGTTGTTGGATTTGATCACTGCTCCTGAAGATCACGTCGACTTGAGTaagttttctttaaaaaaacactcgtttattgttatttttaaaacagcctactattctttttatttaccaGTTGCATTGGCCATGTATGTAGCTGGCATTGCCGACgaaaaagatttgaaaCAAGCACACGATGTTTTGATCCCATTAGGTGAATATTTCCAAATCCAAGATGATTATTTGGATTGTTTTGGAAAAGCCGAAGATATCGGGAAGATTGGTACCGATATCCAAGATAACAAATGTTCTTGGGTCATCAACACTGCTTTAACTAAATGTACTCCAGAAGAGAGGGCTATTTTGGATTCAAATTATGGTGTGAAAAATGCCGAAAGTGAAAAGAAATGTAAAACtatctttaataatttggGCCTTGATAAATTGTATCATGAATATGAAGAATCAGTTGCTGCTGACttgagaaaaaagattgcTGCCATTGATGAATCTCGTGGATTTAAGAGTGAAGTTTTAACTGTTTTcttaaacaaaatttataaaagatCTAAATAG